The sequence AATTGTGGCCATTGTAATTTTACCTTCAGTTTGTTTAGATAGCCTGAGCCTTCTTTCATATATCTCtgccagtggggtttttgcttcTGTTATTATACTCGGCTCAGTCTTGTGGACTGGTGCATTTGATGGAATTGGATTTCATCAAAAAGGGACACTCATCAATTGGAATGGAATCACAATAGCTGCTAGCTTATATGCCTTTTGTTATTGTGCCCATCCTGTCTTCCCAACAATGTACACTTCTATGAGAAACAAAACTCAATTCAGCAATGTAAGTAGAAACAAATTCtttgagttttattattttaaaaatgattttaattatgaaatatatcaTGAGATTTAGACAATGTCAAGTTTTAGTAGTCATTTTGAAAGCAAGGTGCATTTAGCTGTTTATGTTGCTTACTTCTGCTTTGCTATTTTTATTGCAGGCCCTGCTTCTGTGCTTTACCTTATGCACCATTAGTTATGCATCAATGGCAGTTTTCGGTTACTTAATGTTTGGGTCTAATGTTCAGTCACAAATAACTTTAAACCTTCCAGCTGAAAAGCTTAGCTCAAGGGTGGCAATATGCACTACCTTGGTCAATCCTATAGCCAAATATGCATTAATGGTTTCACCTATTGTGAATGCTATCAAAAGTTGGTTTCCATGTCAGTACAACAAAAGGATGGTTCGCCTCTTAATCAGTGCCTCGCTTGTAATCAGCACAGTTATTGTAGCGTTGGCTGTTCCCATTTTTGCAACTCTCATGTCATTGGTTGGAGCATTTCTAAGTGCCACAGTTTCAATTATACTGCCATGCTTATGCTACTTGAAGATTTCAGGCAGTTATCGGAAAATTGGATGTGAAATGGTGATTATCTGGTGCATAATACTAATGGGTGTTGCATTGGCTATAAGTGGTACTTACATATCTCTTGTACAAATAATAGGGGATCTATAGGCAGATACTTTCTCTATGTCGATGTCAGAATTGTGGTACTGTATTCAACTACTGAGTTGTCTTGTAGGGAATCCTTGATTTATTCACACTGAGTTGTcttgtagggaaaaaaaaaaaaaagtagatttcATTATATTCTTGAGGCATAATGATATCAAATTTAGTGCCCGTTTAAGAACAACTTATCTaacttttttgttgaaagtactgtagataaaaaattaaagttaaataaaataagtaagtAACTCATGTAGTACCTGcatatattaagaaaaataaacaataagcTAGCTTATAAGTGCATCCCAAATAGGCACGTAgtatacttttttgtttttgtttaatacACTTTACCCTAAATTAAAGATGGAGCCTTGGTATGAGGGCAAGTTGCTTTCACCAAAAGTGACAGGTTGTGAGTTTGAGTCCAAGATTCAACCTTTCCAATAAATTGGGGGTAAGGCTACTTACCATAACCTCTCTTATACCCCGCAAAAGTGGGAGTTTTGTGCAGTAGGTATGACCTTTTTACATTGATACCctaaattctcaaaatattgACACCTTGCCCCTTTatcccccccctccccccttccTATTAGGAATCTCAAGATAGTTTTGTGACCTGATGTGCTGTTGTGATCAGGAAGTTGTTGCTTGTTGCTACTTGCTTAATTGAGTTTAATAGATTGTATAATTAGGCAGGTGCCGTAGTTAGAATTGTCATGTACTGTAAATAGTAGTTAGCTAAGTAAGCTAAGAATGAGAATCGTCTTTACCCTCCAATCCCTTAGAGCTTGACAATTTCATGCTTTGATGCTATTAATTGTTAAGTACCATCATAATAttctttttcctattatttactctaccatataattttttgatcAGCTCAATTAGCAAACCAAGTTGGAATTTCTTGAGAATCCATACTTCAAAGAGTTCTAATGTGGGAATCATTTTATTGTTAGAATTAAGGTTGAGCAATTAAAATCACCATTTCCTAACATCTTAACCTTTTTGAGATAATCAGTAATTTATCATGATATCAAAGGAGGAAAACCTGAGTTTGATTCTTGTTTCTAACCTATCTCCATTTGAGCACCTAACCAATCTCCCATGTGTTTATAATCTGTTCCCTTTTAATATATAAGAGTTCCAATTACAATAATCAACTTCTAAAAGTAACTCCCCTGTTGAAGCAATGAAAAGAGCAGAGAAGCGTCAAATAAACCATATgcaaaaaacaatttaaaaaggTTAGTTATTGAGCTATCCTAAATAATCAATGTAGCCAGTCACAGATAACTTTAAACCTGCCAACTGATAAGCTTAGCTCAAGGGTGGTAATATGCACTACCTCGGTCAATCCCATAGCCAAATATGCATTAATGGTTACACCTACTGTGAATGCTATCAAAAGTTGGTTCCCACATCAGTACAACAAAAGGAAGTTTGGCCTCTTAATCAGTACCTCGCTTGTAATCAGCACAGTTAGAGCATCAACATTGGGCTTCTCAAATGCCAAATTGTAAagtatatttggcatttgggccCAAATTACTCCAACAATTGGATTGCTATACTTGGGATCGgccaaaattttttggcatagtgctacagtgcaatcTCACATATGAGATCGCACTGTAGCGCTAtgccatccaaaaaaaaatattttaatagtgcACAGTCCgttcaacctctctctctcttactggCAGGATGACAGTTGGAAATGCAAGCATTTGAAAAAGCTGGGAATAGttgattttgaaaaaagaaatgacggttggaaaagtaataataaaaaaaagattaaaagaataatattttaataagatggtaaaataatagagttttgaGATGTtagatgtattgtaaaatggtatggtataattgataaagtagctttttgagatggtaaaataagatgagatataAGATCcaaatgtggatgctctaaagtAGCGTTGGCTGTTCCCTTTTATGCGACTCTCATGTCATTGGTTGGAGCATTGCTAAGTTCCACAGTTTCAATTATACTGCCATGCTTATGCTACTTGAAGATTTCGGGCAGTTATCAGAAAATTGGATGGGAAATGGTGGTTATATGCTTTATAATAGTAATGGGTGTTGCTCTGGCAATATCTGGTACTTACACATCTCTGGTACAAATAGTAGGGGATCTATAAGCAGATAATATCTCTATGATAATGTTAGAATTGCGTTACTGTATTC is a genomic window of Quercus lobata isolate SW786 chromosome 2, ValleyOak3.0 Primary Assembly, whole genome shotgun sequence containing:
- the LOC115978360 gene encoding amino acid transporter AVT1I-like — translated: MEAEQKNGVPLPLTVPLMQAETHHEPSAVEASSGVQKTISTTSFFKTCFNGLNALSGVGILSVPYALSLGGWLSLILLFAIAIATFYSGLLIQRCMDMDSDIRTYTDIGNRAFGNKGRILVSVFMNVELFLVATEFLILEGDTLDNLFPNTGFEVAGVRIEGKQIFVIIVAIVILPSVCLDSLSLLSYISASGVFASVIILGSVLWTGAFDGIGFHQKGTLINWNGITIAASLYAFCYCAHPVFPTMYTSMRNKTQFSNALLLCFTLCTISYASMAVFGYLMFGSNVQSQITLNLPAEKLSSRVAICTTLVNPIAKYALMVSPIVNAIKSWFPCQYNKRMVRLLISASLVISTVIVALAVPIFATLMSLVGAFLSATVSIILPCLCYLKISGSYRKIGCEMVIIWCIILMGVALAISGTYISLVQIIGDL